One region of Mycolicibacterium rhodesiae NBB3 genomic DNA includes:
- a CDS encoding esterase family protein, which translates to MKFNVRLRGKWLRRLAAGAVAAATLPGLIGFVGGSATAGAFSRPGLPVEYLDVFSPSMNRNIRVQFQGGGPHAVYLLDGLRAQDDFNGWDINTPAFEWYYGSGLSTVMPVGGMSSFYTDWYQPSRGNGQNYTYKWETFLTQELPGWLEANKGVSKTGNAVVGISMAGAAALTYSIYHPQQFIYAASLSGFLNPSEGWWPMLIGLAMNDAGGYNAESMWGPSSDPAWKRNDPMVNINQLVANNTRIWIYCGSGTPSDLDTSGGGGNLMAAQFLEGLTLRTNVSFKDNYVAAGGTNGVFNFPANGTHSWGYWGQQLEQMRPDIQRVLGAQATT; encoded by the coding sequence ATGAAGTTCAATGTGAGGTTACGAGGTAAGTGGTTGCGCCGGCTGGCGGCTGGCGCCGTGGCGGCGGCGACGCTGCCCGGCCTGATCGGCTTCGTCGGGGGTTCGGCGACCGCTGGCGCGTTTTCCAGGCCGGGTTTGCCCGTCGAGTATCTGGATGTGTTCTCACCGTCGATGAACCGCAACATCCGGGTGCAGTTCCAGGGCGGCGGTCCGCACGCGGTCTATCTGCTCGACGGTCTGCGCGCGCAGGATGATTTCAACGGCTGGGACATCAACACCCCGGCGTTCGAGTGGTACTACGGTTCGGGGCTGTCGACGGTCATGCCGGTCGGCGGCATGTCCAGCTTCTACACCGACTGGTACCAGCCGTCACGGGGTAACGGTCAGAACTACACGTACAAGTGGGAGACCTTCCTGACCCAGGAACTCCCCGGTTGGCTGGAGGCCAACAAGGGTGTGTCGAAGACCGGCAACGCTGTCGTCGGCATCTCGATGGCCGGCGCCGCAGCGCTGACATACTCGATCTACCACCCGCAGCAGTTCATCTACGCCGCATCACTTTCGGGCTTCCTCAATCCGTCCGAAGGCTGGTGGCCGATGCTGATCGGGCTGGCGATGAACGATGCGGGCGGCTACAACGCCGAGAGCATGTGGGGTCCGTCCTCGGATCCCGCGTGGAAGCGCAACGACCCGATGGTCAACATCAATCAGCTGGTCGCCAACAACACCAGGATCTGGATCTACTGCGGCTCGGGAACGCCGTCGGATCTGGACACCAGCGGTGGTGGCGGCAACCTGATGGCCGCGCAGTTCCTCGAGGGCTTGACGTTGCGCACCAACGTGAGCTTCAAGGACAACTACGTTGCCGCGGGTGGCACCAACGGCGTGTTCAACTTCCCGGCGAACGGCACGCACAGCTGGGGCTACTGGGGTCAGCAGCTGGAGCAGATGAGGCCCGACATCCAGCGGGTGCTGGGGGCGCAAGCCACCACCTGA
- a CDS encoding alpha-hydroxy acid oxidase, with product MKRRPPRPQELAALLQFQKPRLSPTRRRLDSALTIEDLRRVARRRTPKAAFDYTDGAAEEELSLARARQAFRDIEFHPTILRDVAKVDTAATVLGDRVAQPFGIAPTGFTRLMQTEGEVAGAHAAARAGIPFSLSTLGTASIEAVKEANPHGRNWFQLYMWKDRDRSMALVERAAAAGFDTLLVTVDVPVAGARLRDTRNGMSIPPALTLKTVLDAVAHPRWWFDLLTTEPLSFASLDRWPGTVAEYLDTMFDPTVTFDDLAWIKSQWPNKLVVKGIQTLDDARSVVDLGVDGIVLSNHGGRQLDRAPVPFHLLPRVARELGRDTEVLLDTGIMSGADIVAAVALGARFTLVGRAYLYGLMAGGEAGVDRAIEILSGQVSRTMRLLGVTSLDELQPGHVTQLRRLVPGES from the coding sequence ATGAAGCGCCGCCCACCCCGACCGCAGGAACTCGCGGCACTGCTGCAGTTCCAGAAGCCCCGCCTGAGTCCGACGCGCAGGCGACTCGACAGCGCGCTGACGATCGAGGACCTGCGCCGGGTCGCCAGACGCCGCACGCCCAAAGCAGCATTCGACTACACCGACGGCGCGGCAGAAGAGGAGCTGTCGCTGGCCCGGGCGCGACAGGCGTTCCGCGACATCGAATTCCACCCGACGATCCTGCGCGATGTCGCCAAGGTCGACACTGCTGCCACCGTGCTCGGCGACCGGGTGGCACAGCCGTTCGGCATCGCCCCGACAGGGTTCACCCGGTTGATGCAGACCGAAGGCGAGGTCGCGGGCGCGCACGCTGCGGCCCGCGCAGGTATCCCGTTCTCGCTGTCCACCCTGGGCACTGCCTCCATCGAAGCGGTCAAGGAGGCAAACCCACACGGACGCAACTGGTTTCAGTTGTACATGTGGAAGGACCGGGACCGGTCGATGGCGTTGGTCGAGCGGGCGGCGGCCGCGGGGTTCGACACGCTGCTCGTCACGGTCGACGTACCGGTCGCGGGAGCCCGGCTCCGCGACACCCGCAACGGAATGTCGATTCCTCCTGCGTTGACGCTGAAGACCGTCCTGGACGCCGTCGCGCACCCCCGCTGGTGGTTCGACCTGCTGACCACCGAACCGCTGTCGTTCGCATCGCTTGACCGCTGGCCCGGCACCGTCGCCGAATACCTGGACACCATGTTCGACCCCACCGTGACCTTCGACGACCTGGCCTGGATCAAATCCCAGTGGCCGAACAAACTGGTGGTCAAGGGAATTCAGACGCTCGACGACGCGAGGTCGGTGGTCGATCTCGGTGTCGACGGCATCGTGCTGTCGAATCACGGCGGCAGGCAGCTGGACCGTGCGCCGGTGCCGTTTCACCTGTTGCCCCGCGTCGCGCGCGAACTAGGACGTGACACCGAGGTATTGCTGGACACCGGCATCATGTCCGGCGCGGACATCGTGGCCGCGGTCGCGCTGGGCGCGCGCTTCACCCTGGTGGGCCGCGCCTATCTGTACGGCCTGATGGCCGGCGGGGAGGCCGGTGTCGACCGCGCGATCGAGATTCTGTCGGGGCAGGTCAGCCGAACCATGCGGCTGCTCGGCGTGACATCGCTCGACGAACTGCAACCCGGGCACGTCACGCAACTGCGCCGCCTCGTCCCCGGCGAGTCGTAG
- a CDS encoding mechanosensitive ion channel domain-containing protein — protein MSSVFDSPWFYWAVAVAIGFPVCLVALTEVHNALLRRSNPLARPVHLVRNYILPLGALLILLVQAIQISGEATPVRVVATVFGFVVLVLVLSGLNATMFAGAPEGSWRKRIPSIFLDVARFAVIAVGVGIMLAYIWGANVGGLFTALGVSSIVLGLALQNSVGQIISGLLLLFEQPFQLGDWIDTPTARGRVVEVNWRATHIDTGGGMMIMPNSALAAASFKNFSRPPGAHSLSVSTVFSVDDPPDDVIAMLNRVAVMLPQLRPGATPSSVRSGAMDYSTGIPLRSPADDFAAKSQFLRWVWYASRRAGLHLDEAEDEFATTERVQTSLRIIAPTLRLTHEDQEDLLTRVRLTRYGADEYIQYSGQIPKRMTFIVNGKVRLAATDDAGGIIPVRTLEAGDFLGQTTLTLEPVSAAAYALEEVTVLRIDREVVEDLVSRKPVLLQDFGRAIDERRESLRRALAAAKD, from the coding sequence GTGAGCAGCGTGTTCGATTCGCCATGGTTCTACTGGGCCGTGGCCGTCGCCATCGGCTTTCCCGTCTGCCTGGTGGCTCTCACGGAGGTGCACAACGCGCTGCTGCGCCGGTCGAACCCGTTGGCCCGCCCGGTGCATCTGGTGCGCAACTACATCCTGCCGCTCGGTGCGCTGCTGATCCTGCTGGTGCAGGCCATCCAGATCTCCGGCGAGGCGACGCCGGTTCGCGTGGTGGCGACGGTGTTCGGGTTCGTCGTCCTGGTCCTCGTGCTGTCCGGTCTGAACGCCACGATGTTCGCGGGTGCGCCGGAAGGCAGCTGGCGCAAGCGAATCCCGTCGATCTTTCTCGACGTCGCCCGCTTCGCAGTGATCGCCGTCGGTGTCGGCATCATGCTCGCCTACATCTGGGGCGCGAACGTGGGCGGCCTGTTCACCGCGCTCGGCGTGTCGTCGATCGTGCTAGGCCTTGCACTGCAGAACTCGGTGGGGCAGATCATCTCGGGCCTGCTGCTGTTGTTCGAACAGCCATTTCAGCTCGGCGACTGGATCGACACCCCGACGGCGCGCGGCCGCGTGGTGGAAGTGAACTGGCGGGCAACGCATATCGACACCGGCGGCGGCATGATGATCATGCCCAACTCGGCGCTGGCCGCGGCGTCGTTCAAGAACTTCAGCCGCCCGCCCGGCGCACACTCCCTGAGTGTCTCCACCGTCTTCTCGGTCGACGACCCACCCGACGACGTCATCGCGATGCTGAACCGGGTGGCGGTCATGCTGCCGCAGCTGCGGCCGGGTGCTACGCCGTCCAGTGTCCGTTCCGGTGCCATGGACTACAGCACGGGAATTCCGCTGCGCTCTCCCGCTGATGACTTCGCCGCCAAATCTCAGTTCCTGCGCTGGGTCTGGTATGCGTCGCGGCGGGCCGGCCTGCACCTCGACGAGGCAGAAGACGAGTTCGCGACGACGGAACGGGTGCAGACCTCGTTGCGGATCATCGCGCCGACACTGCGGCTGACCCATGAGGACCAGGAGGACCTCCTCACCCGGGTCCGGCTCACGCGTTACGGCGCCGACGAGTACATCCAGTACAGCGGGCAGATCCCCAAGCGGATGACGTTCATCGTCAACGGAAAGGTCAGGCTCGCCGCGACCGACGACGCGGGCGGGATCATCCCCGTGCGGACGCTGGAAGCGGGCGACTTCCTCGGACAGACCACCCTCACTCTCGAGCCGGTCAGCGCCGCGGCCTATGCGTTGGAGGAAGTCACCGTACTGCGGATCGACCGAGAGGTCGTCGAGGACCTGGTGTCGCGAAAGCCGGTGTTGTTGCAAGACTTCGGGCGCGCCATCGACGAGCGTCGGGAAAGTCTGCGGCGCGCGTTGGCCGCGGCAAAGGACTGA
- a CDS encoding adenylate/guanylate cyclase domain-containing protein has translation MTTPTDPDTSTSTRPAPKPRSLRRRVMSRMSIQSKLLMMLLVTSVLSAAVVGAIGYQSGRSSLRESVFDRLTEIRQSQSRQLREGIGDLKNSLVIYSRGATSIEAIGAFTAGFDQLNAATINPAQQQSLVDYYTQQFAPQKAAIGEEVDVDAVLPRTNASRYLQAYYTAPFADWDKSIQFDNAGDGSTWSAANARYNDFFREIVQRFEFEDALLFDTRGNVVYTAYKGVDLGTNVFTGPFKGGLLASAYKEALESNTVDYVGITDFGEYEPADEPTAWFLSPVGPQGSVEGVLALQFPISKINRLMTMDRRWQESGMGETGETFIVGPDDLMRSDSRMFIEDPEAYKRDVVDAGTAPDIAAEAIQRGGTTLIQPVPTEATKLAQRGQAGTLIAQDYLGQETLQAYAPADIEGLRWNVIAKINTAEAFAPVSAFTRTLVLSTVAIIFVVCLAAMLLARLFVRPIRRLETGAQKISSGDYNINLPVHSRDEFGDLTVAFNEMSRNLAIKEDLLAEQRRENDRLMLSLMPEPVVQRYREGEETISQDHQDVTVIFADIVGLDDLSPQLSSDELLTIVNKLTRQFDAAADNLGVEQVRTLHNGYLASCGLSVPRLDNVRRTVDFAIEMQRIIERFNGETGHDLSLRAGIDTGTVTSGLVARSTLAYDMWGSAVNLAYQVQSGSPQPGVYVTSTVYDQMRDSRSFTAAGVITVDGEEQPVWRLAQQ, from the coding sequence ATGACGACACCTACCGATCCGGATACGTCGACGTCGACCCGTCCGGCACCGAAACCCCGAAGTCTGCGGCGTCGCGTCATGTCCAGGATGAGCATTCAGTCGAAGTTGCTGATGATGCTCCTCGTCACGAGCGTCCTGTCGGCGGCCGTCGTCGGCGCGATCGGTTACCAATCGGGCCGGTCGTCATTGCGGGAGTCGGTTTTCGACCGGCTGACCGAGATCCGCCAGTCACAGAGCCGTCAGCTGCGGGAAGGCATCGGGGATCTGAAGAACTCGCTGGTGATCTACTCGCGGGGCGCGACGTCGATCGAGGCCATCGGAGCTTTCACCGCAGGCTTCGACCAACTCAACGCGGCGACGATCAACCCGGCTCAGCAGCAGTCTCTCGTCGACTACTACACACAACAGTTCGCACCGCAGAAGGCTGCGATCGGCGAAGAGGTCGACGTCGACGCGGTGCTGCCCAGGACGAACGCGTCGCGCTACCTGCAGGCCTACTACACCGCCCCGTTCGCCGACTGGGACAAGTCGATCCAGTTCGACAACGCCGGCGACGGCAGCACCTGGTCGGCCGCCAACGCGCGCTACAACGACTTCTTCCGCGAGATAGTGCAGCGATTCGAGTTCGAGGACGCGTTGCTCTTCGATACCCGTGGCAACGTCGTCTACACCGCGTACAAAGGCGTGGATCTCGGCACGAACGTGTTCACCGGTCCCTTCAAGGGCGGCTTGCTGGCTTCCGCGTACAAGGAGGCGCTCGAATCGAACACCGTCGACTACGTCGGCATCACCGACTTCGGCGAGTACGAACCGGCCGACGAGCCGACCGCGTGGTTCCTGTCGCCCGTCGGTCCGCAGGGCAGCGTGGAAGGTGTGCTCGCCCTGCAGTTTCCGATCTCGAAGATCAACAGGTTGATGACCATGGATCGGCGCTGGCAAGAGTCCGGTATGGGCGAGACCGGTGAGACCTTCATAGTCGGACCCGACGACCTCATGCGATCGGATTCCCGAATGTTCATCGAGGACCCCGAGGCCTACAAACGCGACGTCGTCGACGCGGGCACCGCACCCGACATCGCTGCCGAAGCGATCCAGCGGGGCGGCACGACCTTGATCCAACCGGTGCCGACGGAGGCCACCAAGCTCGCGCAGCGGGGCCAGGCGGGCACGCTGATCGCCCAGGACTATCTCGGTCAAGAGACGCTGCAGGCGTACGCCCCGGCCGACATCGAGGGCCTGCGGTGGAACGTGATCGCCAAGATCAACACGGCGGAGGCGTTCGCGCCGGTATCCGCGTTCACCCGCACGCTGGTGCTGTCGACGGTCGCGATCATCTTCGTCGTGTGTCTTGCGGCGATGTTGCTCGCGCGGTTGTTCGTCAGACCGATCCGGAGACTCGAAACCGGCGCCCAGAAGATCAGTTCCGGGGATTACAACATCAACCTGCCCGTCCACTCACGCGACGAGTTCGGCGACCTCACCGTCGCTTTCAACGAGATGAGCCGCAATCTGGCCATCAAGGAGGACCTGCTCGCCGAGCAGCGCCGCGAGAACGACCGGCTGATGTTGTCCCTGATGCCGGAGCCGGTGGTGCAGCGTTACCGCGAGGGTGAGGAGACGATCTCCCAGGACCATCAGGACGTCACGGTGATCTTCGCCGACATCGTCGGCCTGGACGACCTGTCCCCCCAGCTGAGCTCCGATGAGCTGCTCACGATCGTCAACAAGCTGACGCGTCAATTCGATGCCGCTGCAGACAATCTCGGCGTCGAGCAGGTGCGGACGCTGCACAACGGCTATCTGGCCAGCTGCGGCTTGAGTGTTCCGCGCCTCGACAATGTCAGACGCACAGTTGATTTCGCCATCGAGATGCAACGGATCATCGAACGGTTCAACGGCGAGACCGGACACGACCTGAGCCTGCGAGCCGGTATCGACACCGGGACCGTGACCAGCGGACTGGTCGCTCGCTCCACCCTCGCCTACGACATGTGGGGATCGGCGGTGAACCTCGCGTATCAAGTGCAGAGCGGCTCACCACAACCCGGCGTCTACGTCACCTCCACGGTCTACGACCAGATGCGTGACAGCCGCAGCTTCACCGCCGCGGGCGTGATCACCGTCGACGGTGAAGAACAACCTGTTTGGCGATTGGCGCAGCAGTGA
- a CDS encoding DUF1810 domain-containing protein, with the protein MGEFLTSDGADPFDLRRFVDAQERVYSSVLSELRDGRKRSHWIWFIFPQLKALGRSPTAIRYGIASLAEASAYLDHDVLGPRLRECAQLVAGIEGSSADEIFGWPDNLKVRSSMTLFARATADNADFRAVLDRFYDGAEDALTVEQLAR; encoded by the coding sequence GTGGGCGAATTCTTGACATCCGATGGCGCGGATCCGTTCGATCTGAGGCGCTTCGTCGACGCCCAGGAACGCGTCTACTCCTCAGTGCTCTCCGAGCTGCGCGACGGACGCAAGCGCAGCCACTGGATCTGGTTCATCTTCCCGCAGCTGAAGGCGCTCGGCCGCAGCCCCACGGCGATCCGGTACGGCATCGCGTCACTGGCCGAGGCCAGCGCCTACCTCGATCACGATGTCCTGGGTCCGAGACTGCGTGAATGCGCGCAACTGGTCGCAGGGATCGAGGGCTCGTCGGCAGACGAGATCTTCGGCTGGCCGGACAATCTCAAGGTGCGTTCGTCGATGACGCTCTTCGCGCGGGCCACCGCGGACAACGCCGATTTCCGCGCGGTACTTGATCGGTTCTACGACGGGGCCGAGGATGCGCTCACGGTCGAGCAGTTGGCGCGATGA
- a CDS encoding alpha-amylase family glycosyl hydrolase: MTEPAWVQHAIWWQVYPLGFVGAYPADTPPTADEHRLRRIVEWFDHAIGLGASGVALGPIFASQTHGYDTTDHYRIDSRLGDGGDFDHLVEEARKRGVRLLLDGVFNHVGTDFGNSSWFRKRRNGSGFDTFEGHDGLIALDHDNPEVVDYTVGVMTHWLARGADGWRLDAAYAVPDRFWAQVLPRVREAFPDAWFVGEVIHGDYSARVRDGGFDSVTQYELWKAIWSGLNDQNFHELDWALVRHNEFLDDFVPMTFVGNHDVTRIASRLENTKHLAHALVLLLTTGGTPSVYAGDEYAYRGVKEERFGGDDAVRPEFGSPPEGIEQLGHDELRLHQFLIGLRRRHLWLHTARTSPLQLTNRQYVYQTRNGADSLVVALNIDDEPLSVSLPEVGVAQGEILGGSGAPPQHIVTAAEVEPHGWLIIAPTARP, encoded by the coding sequence ATGACCGAGCCGGCCTGGGTGCAGCATGCGATCTGGTGGCAGGTCTACCCGCTGGGCTTCGTCGGCGCATACCCCGCCGACACTCCTCCGACCGCCGACGAGCACCGCCTGCGCCGCATCGTCGAATGGTTCGACCACGCCATCGGACTCGGCGCGTCAGGCGTTGCGCTCGGGCCCATATTCGCCTCGCAGACCCACGGTTACGACACCACCGACCACTACCGCATCGATTCGCGGCTCGGCGACGGCGGCGACTTCGACCATCTGGTCGAGGAAGCACGCAAGCGCGGTGTGCGTCTACTGCTCGACGGCGTCTTCAACCATGTCGGCACCGACTTCGGCAACAGCTCATGGTTCCGCAAGCGGCGCAACGGATCTGGCTTCGACACCTTTGAGGGGCACGACGGGCTGATCGCACTCGATCACGACAATCCCGAAGTCGTCGACTACACCGTCGGCGTCATGACCCACTGGCTGGCCCGAGGCGCAGACGGCTGGCGCCTCGACGCCGCCTACGCCGTTCCCGACCGGTTCTGGGCGCAGGTGCTCCCGCGCGTCCGCGAGGCATTTCCCGACGCCTGGTTCGTCGGAGAAGTCATCCACGGTGATTACTCGGCACGCGTGCGTGACGGCGGCTTCGACTCGGTGACACAGTACGAACTCTGGAAGGCGATCTGGAGCGGCCTCAACGATCAGAACTTCCATGAGCTCGACTGGGCGTTGGTGCGGCACAACGAGTTTCTGGACGACTTCGTGCCGATGACGTTCGTCGGCAACCACGATGTCACCCGGATCGCCAGTCGCCTGGAGAATACGAAGCACCTGGCACACGCACTGGTCCTATTGCTCACCACCGGAGGTACACCGAGCGTGTACGCCGGCGACGAGTACGCCTATCGGGGCGTCAAAGAGGAACGGTTCGGCGGCGATGACGCGGTACGGCCTGAATTCGGTTCTCCCCCAGAGGGTATCGAGCAACTCGGCCACGACGAGTTACGACTGCACCAGTTTCTGATCGGTCTACGAAGACGCCATTTGTGGCTGCACACCGCGCGCACGTCGCCGCTGCAATTGACCAACCGCCAGTACGTGTATCAAACGCGCAACGGCGCCGACTCCCTCGTGGTGGCACTCAACATCGACGACGAACCGCTGTCCGTCTCGCTGCCGGAGGTCGGCGTTGCGCAGGGTGAAATCCTCGGCGGGTCGGGTGCGCCGCCGCAGCACATCGTCACCGCGGCGGAGGTGGAGCCGCACGGCTGGCTGATCATCGCGCCAACTGCTCGACCGTGA
- a CDS encoding nucleoside deaminase: MAIDDNDLEYLSRCVELAREALDEGDEPFGSILVDHTGRVLFEDRNRVKNGDHTRHPEFAIAQWSVANLTPNGRADATVYTSGEHCPMCSAAHAWVGLGRIVYAASSEQLTRWLSEWGCRPPPVAPLPITTVAPHTDADGPAPEYADAMKALYEKKFRP, from the coding sequence GTGGCCATCGACGACAACGATCTTGAATACCTAAGCCGTTGTGTCGAACTCGCGCGCGAAGCCCTCGACGAGGGTGATGAGCCGTTCGGATCGATACTCGTCGATCACACCGGCAGGGTGCTGTTCGAAGACCGCAACCGCGTGAAGAACGGCGACCACACACGTCACCCCGAGTTCGCGATCGCACAGTGGTCGGTCGCGAACCTGACCCCGAACGGACGCGCCGACGCCACGGTCTACACCTCCGGTGAGCACTGTCCGATGTGCTCCGCGGCGCACGCGTGGGTGGGTCTCGGCCGGATCGTGTATGCCGCGTCATCAGAACAACTGACCCGGTGGCTGTCCGAATGGGGTTGTCGCCCGCCGCCGGTGGCGCCGCTGCCGATCACGACCGTCGCCCCGCACACCGATGCCGACGGACCCGCACCCGAGTACGCCGACGCGATGAAGGCCCTCTACGAGAAAAAGTTCCGGCCATGA
- a CDS encoding DUF3533 domain-containing protein, protein MGRHHESESHPAGDRAAIRTMILAMIGLTIFVVAMIASYSGAFAKPTLHHLTVAVAGPQQLTDGVRSQDGLAVNAVADDAAARQQVYERSADAAFVVGPTGDMKIYVAGGGGRSVAGAAETVGRAIAGKAGLAATVDDVAPTAPGNPSGTVEFYAVIFISIGASVGAAVFGRLMGSVRNPKTLVLRTMTLAGYSALLAGSVTVYVDGVLHAVVGHPWQVFGALWLYALAVGGAVSGVAAAFGTVASMALTLFLVIIGNAAAAGPVGRPLLSGFYADFNAIVPQGSGVSLLRSIEYFGGNGAYTPVVTLAIWGAGGCLLAVIATASRVQAGVLSGCGHRRQRS, encoded by the coding sequence ATGGGTAGACATCACGAATCTGAGTCACATCCGGCGGGCGATCGCGCCGCCATCCGCACCATGATCCTCGCGATGATCGGCTTGACGATTTTCGTCGTCGCGATGATCGCGAGCTACTCCGGCGCATTCGCCAAGCCGACGCTGCATCACCTCACCGTCGCCGTGGCGGGCCCCCAGCAGTTGACCGACGGGGTCCGCAGCCAAGACGGGCTGGCGGTGAATGCGGTCGCCGACGACGCGGCCGCGCGACAGCAGGTGTATGAACGTTCGGCCGATGCCGCATTCGTCGTCGGTCCGACCGGAGACATGAAGATCTATGTCGCCGGGGGTGGTGGGCGTAGCGTCGCGGGCGCCGCGGAGACCGTCGGTCGCGCGATCGCAGGCAAGGCCGGACTGGCCGCTACGGTCGACGACGTCGCACCGACGGCGCCAGGCAATCCGTCCGGCACGGTCGAGTTCTACGCCGTCATCTTCATTTCCATCGGTGCGTCCGTGGGAGCCGCGGTCTTCGGGCGACTGATGGGTAGCGTGCGCAACCCGAAAACGCTGGTGCTGCGCACGATGACCCTCGCGGGCTACTCGGCGCTGCTCGCCGGCTCCGTCACGGTTTACGTCGACGGTGTGCTGCACGCGGTCGTCGGGCACCCATGGCAGGTGTTCGGTGCGCTGTGGTTGTACGCGTTGGCGGTGGGCGGCGCCGTCTCCGGTGTCGCGGCGGCGTTCGGCACGGTCGCCTCGATGGCGCTGACGCTGTTTCTCGTCATCATCGGTAACGCGGCAGCTGCAGGACCGGTGGGTCGCCCGCTCCTGTCGGGCTTCTACGCCGATTTCAATGCGATAGTGCCGCAGGGTTCGGGAGTCTCGCTGCTGCGCAGCATCGAATACTTCGGCGGCAATGGTGCTTACACGCCGGTTGTCACACTCGCGATCTGGGGTGCGGGAGGGTGTCTGCTCGCGGTCATCGCCACGGCGTCGCGCGTGCAGGCCGGTGTACTCTCCGGCTGTGGCCATCGACGACAACGATCTTGA
- a CDS encoding TetR/AcrR family transcriptional regulator, with protein sequence MAARADSADPRAERVRSRLRAAAFALAHEGPVDALTVGDIVTRAGVSRQVFYQHFRDRDDAVASAVSAAFAAATADHSGDARTRILRLFDYAAEHRSAYRNVVPSAVTQRVAAAFRVELLPACEEIAAQGIPALTAVAGLTEEAVTRFLVGGFMEVLRSWMEDPDSTDLVDRAGAALDTVNALLGLTPSTNGLHHG encoded by the coding sequence ATGGCAGCTCGAGCCGACAGTGCCGACCCCCGTGCCGAACGGGTCCGCTCTCGATTACGCGCGGCGGCATTCGCCCTCGCCCACGAAGGACCGGTCGATGCGCTGACAGTCGGCGACATCGTCACCCGCGCCGGGGTCAGCCGGCAGGTGTTCTACCAACACTTCCGTGATCGTGACGACGCCGTCGCGTCAGCGGTCTCTGCCGCATTCGCCGCGGCGACCGCCGACCACAGCGGCGATGCGCGCACCCGGATTCTCCGATTGTTCGACTACGCCGCTGAACACCGTTCGGCTTACCGCAACGTCGTACCGAGTGCGGTGACGCAACGGGTCGCCGCCGCATTCCGTGTCGAATTACTCCCCGCATGCGAGGAGATCGCAGCGCAGGGCATACCCGCGCTGACCGCTGTCGCGGGCCTGACGGAGGAGGCGGTCACTCGATTCCTCGTCGGCGGATTCATGGAGGTGCTGCGGTCGTGGATGGAAGACCCCGATTCCACCGACCTCGTCGACCGCGCCGGCGCCGCGCTGGACACCGTCAACGCGCTTCTCGGCCTGACCCCATCTACGAACGGACTCCACCATGGGTAG
- a CDS encoding PaaI family thioesterase — translation MVQWTDLGDVSSAEVDRMRAVYEPLAGAVRELVDATIRTEVDAETVAAVKAEIDAATARLRAVQCDGPFGVRFTAGGDRMAWGNPVIGIRNPVAPPLTIHQDSDGGVFTDFHLGAAYEGPPGHVHGGVSALVLDHVLGEVAANPESPRFTGTITLRYLRPTRLGRLHAEARITRTDGFKAYATGHLADDEGITVEAEGVFIQPKWARG, via the coding sequence GTGGTGCAGTGGACCGATCTCGGCGACGTCTCTTCTGCTGAGGTCGACCGCATGCGCGCTGTCTACGAGCCGCTCGCCGGGGCGGTCCGCGAGCTCGTCGACGCGACGATCCGTACCGAGGTCGATGCCGAGACGGTGGCCGCGGTCAAGGCCGAGATCGACGCGGCGACGGCGCGACTGCGTGCCGTCCAGTGCGACGGTCCGTTCGGCGTGCGCTTCACTGCCGGTGGTGACCGCATGGCGTGGGGAAACCCGGTCATCGGAATTCGCAATCCGGTTGCCCCACCGCTGACCATTCACCAGGACAGCGACGGCGGTGTGTTCACCGACTTCCATCTGGGCGCGGCGTACGAAGGCCCGCCGGGTCACGTGCACGGTGGCGTCTCCGCACTGGTCCTCGATCATGTCCTCGGGGAAGTGGCGGCCAATCCCGAGAGTCCACGCTTCACCGGGACCATCACCCTGCGCTACCTGCGTCCCACCCGCCTGGGCCGACTGCACGCCGAGGCGAGGATCACCCGGACTGACGGGTTCAAGGCTTATGCGACAGGCCATCTCGCCGACGACGAGGGCATCACGGTCGAGGCCGAGGGTGTATTCATCCAGCCGAAGTGGGCTCGCGGTTAG